A region of Scleropages formosus chromosome 2, fSclFor1.1, whole genome shotgun sequence DNA encodes the following proteins:
- the usp19 gene encoding ubiquitin carboxyl-terminal hydrolase 19 isoform X2 has product MASSAEVSGRRRAPRGTEDSASKKKQKDKANQESKEAKRTAGEEAKKDVQFDWRQNANEVIVKLRSGDGILKAEDVNAGFSDTACQVRFPDGRQWSCHLHAEIEGSCSKVQYKEKGSYLQLVMPKKIPFNPWPSLMQNKKEKEPVNIQIDNSIKEQPRKLEQVEEKLDLAQVPSQPQLVTEHARSKPDRGIKRTIKNKLSDQKPESVTKGPEITAPAAKVDHPVEPCAKRTSRTLRNSKDTGLGPVKEGSTRSPANSRPEGRQCLSAPQSRDRRVRQLSGSQGNSSTQLEAVAERKQEKPQAVPLDVVAGWCPSVQDHSEAEVLPRAENRPCEGSTEGKATSYAELQGEEPLDSRGVKTFPVELEATLLSDDLGAGEPLPVSLPAIVCKEDKDSCRTSMEEKTDVSKDESLEKVPDGAPEPMVNLTFVKSDSYEKGNDLMVVNVYLKGICRETAKVLFREQDFTLIFQTSDATFLRLHPDCGPNTVFKWQVKLRNLIDPDQSVYAFTPSRLDITLKKRHSQRWGGLEAPATQVGGAKVAVPSGPASLDKSQPGSSQHPLPAKEEPRAGDKEKPVRSEDGGLDTVAARTVVDHVPIKQEPHVTTPKPMCMVPPMTHAPPASNERAEEEEEKKVCLPGFTGLVNLGNTCFMNSVIQSLSNTRELRDYFHDRAFEAEINCSNPLGTGGRLAIGFAVLLRALWKGTHHAFQPSKLKAIVASKASQFTGYAQHDAQEFMAFLLDGLHEDLNRIQNKPYTETVDSDGRQDEVVAEEAWQRHKMRNDSFIVDLFQGQYKSKLVCPICSKVSITFDPFLYLPVPLPQKQKVLTVFYFAKEPHQTPIKFLVSVSKENSTTAEVLESISRSVRVKPENLRLTEVSKSRFQRIFHSSYPLDNVSPSDMLLCFEVLSKDLSKEKVVVLQVQQRPQVPSLPIGKCSACHKPPQGEDEKLRRCTRCYRVGYCNQICQKNHWPIHKSVCGQNIEFVGLPFLISVPESRLTYTRLTQLLQGYSRYSVDVFQPPCQSGRLSPETSQSRVGLSSTMSESLDSSGQEYDTGHKQEQQSSSPSLSALTEARQGAGDAISDLDTLSTRTADSGFSEPQLDSHNSLTEKETTCEKAVKPEAAVTGYQHPGPESASGPASQFYISLLDVSRKEQKLEDKGDGVLDIPDDSILELVWKNNERMKEYVLVKTKELEFVEDASSASETARAGHFTLEQCLNLFTKPEVLAPEEAWYCPKCQQHREASKQLMLWRLPNVLIIQLKRFSFRSFIWRDKINDMVDFPVRNLDLSKFCIGQKDDMQHPPIYDLYAVINHYGGMIGGHYTAYARLPNDKNSQRSDVGWRLFDDSTVTTVEESQVVTRYAYVLFYRRRNSPVERPVRLPSPRGAESPTAAGATASQASLIWQELEEDAAVEEEAWQSLSGNRLRRRRAQGHHERIFDYSDDDCVPYFVLGTVAALLAVVVNVLYPLLARGSGG; this is encoded by the exons ATGGCCAGCAGTGCAGAGGTGTCGGGTCGGCGCAGAGCCCCACGTGGCACAGAGGACAGTGCTagcaagaagaagcagaaggacaagGCAAATCAGGAAAGCAAGGAGGCGAAGCGCACAGCTGGTGAAGAGGCtaagaaag ATGTGCAATTTGACTGGAGGCAGAACGCAAATGAGGTCATTGTGAAGCTGCGCTCAGGTGATGGCATCTTGAAAGCTGAGGATGTGAACGCCGGCTTCTCTGACACTGCATGTCAGGTTAGGTTTCCAG ACGGACGGCAGTGGAGCTGTCACCTCCACGCAGAGATTGAGGGGTCTTGCAGCAAAGTGCAATACAAGGAGAAAGGCAGCTACCTTCAATTGGTCATGCCCAAGAAGATTCCCTTTAACCCCTGGCCCTCCCTCATG caaaacaaaaaggagaaagagcCTGTGAACATCCAGATAGACAACAGCATAAAAGAGCAACCGAGGAAGCTTGAACAAGTAGAGGAGAAATTAGACCTGGCCCAAGTCCCTTCACAGCCGCAGCTGGTGACAGAACACGCACGTAGCAAACCAGACCGTGGCATTAAGCGCACTATAAAGAACAAACTGTCTGACCAGAAGCCAGAATCTGTGACAAAGGGCCCAGAGATTACAGCCCCTGCGGCAAAGGTGGACCACCCAGTTGAGCCCTGTGCAAAACGCACAAGTCGCACGCTGAGGAACTCTAAGGACACAGGACTCGGGCCGGTGAAGGAAGGCTCTACAAGGTCACCAGCCAACAGTAGGCCTGAAGGCCGCCAGTGCCTCAGTGCACCCCAGAGCCGAGACAGACGTGTCAGGCAGTTGAGCGGCAGCCAGGGAAATTCATCCACACAATTGGAAGCTGTGGCTGAGCGTAAACAGGAGAAACCTCAG GCAGTACCCTTGGATGTAGTGGCAGGATGGTGCCCAAGCGTCCAGGACCACTCTGAGGCTGAGGTGTTGCCTCGTGCAGAGAACCGCCCTTGTGAGGGTTCCACCGAAGGCAAGGCAACATCGTATGCAGAGCTGCAAGGGGAAGAACCGTTGGACTCTAGGGGGGTTAAAACTTTCCCCGTTGAATTGGAGGCCACTTTGTTGTCTGATGATCTGGGGGCAGGAGAACCTCTTCCTGTGTCCCTCCCAGCAATAGTCTGCAAAGAGGACAAGGACTCCTGCAGGACAAGCATGGAGGAAAAGACAGATGTTTCCAAAGATGAGTCCTTGGAGAAGGTTCCTGATGGTG CTCCAGAACCCATGGTGAATTTAACATTTGTGAAGAGTGACTCATATGAGAAAGGGAACGATTTGATGGTGGTGAACGTTTACCTAAAGGGCATTTGCAGAGAGACAGCGAAGGTGCTATTTCGAGAGCAGGACTTCACACTCATCTTCCAGACCAG TGATGCAACCTTTTTGCGGCTTCACCCCGACTGTGGACCAAACACTGTCTTCAAGTGGCAGGTGAAACTCAGGAACCTTATTGACCCTGACCAGTCAGTCTATGCTTTCACTCCATCCCGCCTAGATATCACACTGAAGAAGAGGCACAGCCAGCGGTGGGGTGGCTTGGAGGCACCTGCAACACAAG TGGGTGGCGCCAAGGTTGCTGTGCCCTCTGGGCCCGCTTCTCTTGACAAGAGCCAGCCAGGGAGCAGCCAACATCCTCTGCCTGCAAAGGAAGAGCCACGGGCAGGGGACAAGGAGAAACCTGTCCGCTCTGAGGATGGTGGCTTGGACACTGTGGCTGCCCGTACTGTTGTTGATCATGTGCCCATTAAGCAGGAGCCCCACGTTACCACA CCCAAACCCATGTGCATGGTGCCACCAATGACTCATGCACCCCCTGCAAGCAATGAACgtgcagaggaagaggaggaaaagaaggTGTGTCTCCCAGGATTCACTGGGCTTGTTAACTTGGGTAATACCTGCTTCATGAACAGTGTGATCCAGTCCTTGTCCAACACACGTGAGCTGCGAGACTACTTCCACG ATCGAGCGTTTGAGGCAGAGATCAATTGCAGTAACCCATTGGGCACAGGTGGCCGGCTGGCCATTGGCTTTGCTGTACTGCTGCGTGCCCTGTGGAAAGGGACCCACCATGCTTTCCAGCCTTCCAAACTCAAG GCCATTGTGGCCAGTAAGGCCAGCCAGTTCACAGGGTATGCCCAGCACGATGCTCAGGAGTTCATGGCCTTCCTACTTGATGGGCTTCATGAGGACCTTAACCGAATCCAGAACAAGCCCTATACTGAGACCGTGGACTCAGATGGACGACAGGATGAG GTGGTGGCAGAGGAAGCCTGGCAAAGACACAAAATGAGGAATGATTCTTTCATTGTAGACCTCTTCCAGGGGCAGTACAAGTCAAAGCTGGTCTGTCCCATTTGCTCCAAG GTTTCTATTACCTTTGACcccttcctgtacctaccaGTCCCTCTACCTCAAAAGCAGAAGGTGCTCACAGTCTTCTACTTTGCAAAGGAGCCTCATCAGACCCCTATCAAG TTCCTGGTGAGTGTCAGCAAGGAGAACTCCACCACGGCTGAAGTGCTGGAGTCCATCTCTAGAAGTGTGCGTGTCAAACCAGAGAACCTGCGTCTGACTGAG GTCAGCAAGAGCCGTTTTCAACGGATTTTTCACTCTTCCTACCCTCTGGACAATGTCTCTCCTTCAGATATGCTTTTATGTTTTGAAGTTCTCTCCAAAGATCTGTCCAAGGAAAAGGTGGTAGTTCTCCAGGTCCAGCAG CGGCCGCAGGTCCCAAGTCTCCCAATTGGCAAGTGCTCTGCATGCCACAAGCCCCCACAGGGTGAGGATGAGAAGCTCAGACGCTGCACCCGCTGCTACCGTGTGGGTTACTGCAACCA AATCTGTCAGAAAAATCACTGGCCAATACACAAAAGTGTCTGTGGCCAGAACATAGAGTTTGTGGGCCTCCCGTTTCTGATCAGCGTCCCGGAATCTCGTCTTACCTACACCCGACTCACTCAACTGCTTCAAGGCTACTCCAG GTACTCTGTGGATGTATTCCAGCCCCCTTGCCAATCAGGCAGATTGTCTCCAGAAACCAGTCAAAGCCGAGTAGGCCTTTCCTCAACAATGTCAGAGAGTCTAGACAGTAGTGGTCAGGAGTACGACACTGGACACAAGCAGGAGCAGCAAAGCTCCAGTCCATCTCTCAGTGCTCTCACAGAGGCACGGCAGGGAGCAGGAGACGCCATAAGTGACCTGGACACCCTGTCAACCCGTACTGCTGACTCTGGTTTCTCAGAGCCTCAACTGGACTCCCATAATTCTCTGACAGAGAAGGAGACGACATGTGAAAAAGCAGTGAAGCCAGAAG CTGCAGTGACAGGATACCAGCATCCCGGTCCTGAGTCCGCATCTGGCCCAGCCTCCCAGTTCTACATCTCCTTGCTCGATGTCTCCAGGAAGGAGCAGAAGCTAGAAGATAAAG GTGATGGTGTTCTGGATATCCCAGATGATTCTATCCTGGAGCTGGTGTGGAAAAACAATGAGCGGATGAAAGAATACGTGCTGGTTAAGACCAAAGAGCTGGAGTTTGTGGAGGATGCCAGCTCAGCCAGTGAGACAGCACGAGCCGGCCACTTCACATTGGAACAGTGCCTCAATCTCTTCACCAAGCCTGAGGTGCTAGCCCCAGAGGAGGCATG GTACTGCCCCAAGTGCCAGCAGCATAGAGAAGCTTCGAAGCAACTGATGTTGTGGCGTCTGCCCAATGTGCTTATCATCCAGCTCAAGCGCTTCTCCTTCCGCAGCTTCATCTGGAGGGACAAAATCAATGACATGGTGGATTTCCCTGTCAG GAACCTCGATCTCAGCAAGTTCTGCATTGGGCAGAAGGACGACATGCAGCACCCCCCTATATACGATCTATACGCTGTCATTAACCACTATGGGGGCATGATTGGAGGGCACTATACTGCTTATGCTAGGTTGCCCAATGACAAGAACAGCCAGCGCAGTGATGTTG GCTGGCGTCTCTTTGATGACAGCACGGTGACCACAGTAGAAGAGAGCCAGGTGGTGACTCGCTACGCCTACGTCTTGTTCTACCGTCGCCGCAACTCTCCAGTGGAGCGGCCTGTGCGCCTGCCAAGCCCCCGTGGGGCAGAGTCCCcaactgcagcaggagccaCTGCAAGCCAG GCCTCTCTAATATGgcaggaactggaggaggaTGCTGCGGTAGAAGAGGAAGCCTGGCAGAGCCTTTCTGGCAACAGGCTTCGCAGACGAAGGGCACAGGGGCACCATGAGCGGATCTTCGATTACTCCGACGACGACTGCGTCCCGTATTTTGTCCTAGGCACAGTGGCCGCACTGCTTGCTGTGGTAGTCAATGTGCTCTATCCTTTGCTTGCCAGGGGTAGCGGGGGCTAG
- the usp19 gene encoding ubiquitin carboxyl-terminal hydrolase 19 isoform X1, with amino-acid sequence MASSAEVSGRRRAPRGTEDSASKKKQKDKANQESKEAKRTAGEEAKKDVQFDWRQNANEVIVKLRSGDGILKAEDVNAGFSDTACQVRFPDGRQWSCHLHAEIEGSCSKVQYKEKGSYLQLVMPKKIPFNPWPSLMQNKKEKEPVNIQIDNSIKEQPRKLEQVEEKLDLAQVPSQPQLVTEHARSKPDRGIKRTIKNKLSDQKPESVTKGPEITAPAAKVDHPVEPCAKRTSRTLRNSKDTGLGPVKEGSTRSPANSRPEGRQCLSAPQSRDRRVRQLSGSQGNSSTQLEAVAERKQEKPQAVPLDVVAGWCPSVQDHSEAEVLPRAENRPCEGSTEGKATSYAELQGEEPLDSRGVKTFPVELEATLLSDDLGAGEPLPVSLPAIVCKEDKDSCRTSMEEKTDVSKDESLEKVPDGAPEPMVNLTFVKSDSYEKGNDLMVVNVYLKGICRETAKVLFREQDFTLIFQTSDATFLRLHPDCGPNTVFKWQVKLRNLIDPDQSVYAFTPSRLDITLKKRHSQRWGGLEAPATQGAVGGAKVAVPSGPASLDKSQPGSSQHPLPAKEEPRAGDKEKPVRSEDGGLDTVAARTVVDHVPIKQEPHVTTPKPMCMVPPMTHAPPASNERAEEEEEKKVCLPGFTGLVNLGNTCFMNSVIQSLSNTRELRDYFHDRAFEAEINCSNPLGTGGRLAIGFAVLLRALWKGTHHAFQPSKLKAIVASKASQFTGYAQHDAQEFMAFLLDGLHEDLNRIQNKPYTETVDSDGRQDEVVAEEAWQRHKMRNDSFIVDLFQGQYKSKLVCPICSKVSITFDPFLYLPVPLPQKQKVLTVFYFAKEPHQTPIKFLVSVSKENSTTAEVLESISRSVRVKPENLRLTEVSKSRFQRIFHSSYPLDNVSPSDMLLCFEVLSKDLSKEKVVVLQVQQRPQVPSLPIGKCSACHKPPQGEDEKLRRCTRCYRVGYCNQICQKNHWPIHKSVCGQNIEFVGLPFLISVPESRLTYTRLTQLLQGYSRYSVDVFQPPCQSGRLSPETSQSRVGLSSTMSESLDSSGQEYDTGHKQEQQSSSPSLSALTEARQGAGDAISDLDTLSTRTADSGFSEPQLDSHNSLTEKETTCEKAVKPEAAVTGYQHPGPESASGPASQFYISLLDVSRKEQKLEDKGDGVLDIPDDSILELVWKNNERMKEYVLVKTKELEFVEDASSASETARAGHFTLEQCLNLFTKPEVLAPEEAWYCPKCQQHREASKQLMLWRLPNVLIIQLKRFSFRSFIWRDKINDMVDFPVRNLDLSKFCIGQKDDMQHPPIYDLYAVINHYGGMIGGHYTAYARLPNDKNSQRSDVGWRLFDDSTVTTVEESQVVTRYAYVLFYRRRNSPVERPVRLPSPRGAESPTAAGATASQASLIWQELEEDAAVEEEAWQSLSGNRLRRRRAQGHHERIFDYSDDDCVPYFVLGTVAALLAVVVNVLYPLLARGSGG; translated from the exons ATGGCCAGCAGTGCAGAGGTGTCGGGTCGGCGCAGAGCCCCACGTGGCACAGAGGACAGTGCTagcaagaagaagcagaaggacaagGCAAATCAGGAAAGCAAGGAGGCGAAGCGCACAGCTGGTGAAGAGGCtaagaaag ATGTGCAATTTGACTGGAGGCAGAACGCAAATGAGGTCATTGTGAAGCTGCGCTCAGGTGATGGCATCTTGAAAGCTGAGGATGTGAACGCCGGCTTCTCTGACACTGCATGTCAGGTTAGGTTTCCAG ACGGACGGCAGTGGAGCTGTCACCTCCACGCAGAGATTGAGGGGTCTTGCAGCAAAGTGCAATACAAGGAGAAAGGCAGCTACCTTCAATTGGTCATGCCCAAGAAGATTCCCTTTAACCCCTGGCCCTCCCTCATG caaaacaaaaaggagaaagagcCTGTGAACATCCAGATAGACAACAGCATAAAAGAGCAACCGAGGAAGCTTGAACAAGTAGAGGAGAAATTAGACCTGGCCCAAGTCCCTTCACAGCCGCAGCTGGTGACAGAACACGCACGTAGCAAACCAGACCGTGGCATTAAGCGCACTATAAAGAACAAACTGTCTGACCAGAAGCCAGAATCTGTGACAAAGGGCCCAGAGATTACAGCCCCTGCGGCAAAGGTGGACCACCCAGTTGAGCCCTGTGCAAAACGCACAAGTCGCACGCTGAGGAACTCTAAGGACACAGGACTCGGGCCGGTGAAGGAAGGCTCTACAAGGTCACCAGCCAACAGTAGGCCTGAAGGCCGCCAGTGCCTCAGTGCACCCCAGAGCCGAGACAGACGTGTCAGGCAGTTGAGCGGCAGCCAGGGAAATTCATCCACACAATTGGAAGCTGTGGCTGAGCGTAAACAGGAGAAACCTCAG GCAGTACCCTTGGATGTAGTGGCAGGATGGTGCCCAAGCGTCCAGGACCACTCTGAGGCTGAGGTGTTGCCTCGTGCAGAGAACCGCCCTTGTGAGGGTTCCACCGAAGGCAAGGCAACATCGTATGCAGAGCTGCAAGGGGAAGAACCGTTGGACTCTAGGGGGGTTAAAACTTTCCCCGTTGAATTGGAGGCCACTTTGTTGTCTGATGATCTGGGGGCAGGAGAACCTCTTCCTGTGTCCCTCCCAGCAATAGTCTGCAAAGAGGACAAGGACTCCTGCAGGACAAGCATGGAGGAAAAGACAGATGTTTCCAAAGATGAGTCCTTGGAGAAGGTTCCTGATGGTG CTCCAGAACCCATGGTGAATTTAACATTTGTGAAGAGTGACTCATATGAGAAAGGGAACGATTTGATGGTGGTGAACGTTTACCTAAAGGGCATTTGCAGAGAGACAGCGAAGGTGCTATTTCGAGAGCAGGACTTCACACTCATCTTCCAGACCAG TGATGCAACCTTTTTGCGGCTTCACCCCGACTGTGGACCAAACACTGTCTTCAAGTGGCAGGTGAAACTCAGGAACCTTATTGACCCTGACCAGTCAGTCTATGCTTTCACTCCATCCCGCCTAGATATCACACTGAAGAAGAGGCACAGCCAGCGGTGGGGTGGCTTGGAGGCACCTGCAACACAAG GTGCAGTGGGTGGCGCCAAGGTTGCTGTGCCCTCTGGGCCCGCTTCTCTTGACAAGAGCCAGCCAGGGAGCAGCCAACATCCTCTGCCTGCAAAGGAAGAGCCACGGGCAGGGGACAAGGAGAAACCTGTCCGCTCTGAGGATGGTGGCTTGGACACTGTGGCTGCCCGTACTGTTGTTGATCATGTGCCCATTAAGCAGGAGCCCCACGTTACCACA CCCAAACCCATGTGCATGGTGCCACCAATGACTCATGCACCCCCTGCAAGCAATGAACgtgcagaggaagaggaggaaaagaaggTGTGTCTCCCAGGATTCACTGGGCTTGTTAACTTGGGTAATACCTGCTTCATGAACAGTGTGATCCAGTCCTTGTCCAACACACGTGAGCTGCGAGACTACTTCCACG ATCGAGCGTTTGAGGCAGAGATCAATTGCAGTAACCCATTGGGCACAGGTGGCCGGCTGGCCATTGGCTTTGCTGTACTGCTGCGTGCCCTGTGGAAAGGGACCCACCATGCTTTCCAGCCTTCCAAACTCAAG GCCATTGTGGCCAGTAAGGCCAGCCAGTTCACAGGGTATGCCCAGCACGATGCTCAGGAGTTCATGGCCTTCCTACTTGATGGGCTTCATGAGGACCTTAACCGAATCCAGAACAAGCCCTATACTGAGACCGTGGACTCAGATGGACGACAGGATGAG GTGGTGGCAGAGGAAGCCTGGCAAAGACACAAAATGAGGAATGATTCTTTCATTGTAGACCTCTTCCAGGGGCAGTACAAGTCAAAGCTGGTCTGTCCCATTTGCTCCAAG GTTTCTATTACCTTTGACcccttcctgtacctaccaGTCCCTCTACCTCAAAAGCAGAAGGTGCTCACAGTCTTCTACTTTGCAAAGGAGCCTCATCAGACCCCTATCAAG TTCCTGGTGAGTGTCAGCAAGGAGAACTCCACCACGGCTGAAGTGCTGGAGTCCATCTCTAGAAGTGTGCGTGTCAAACCAGAGAACCTGCGTCTGACTGAG GTCAGCAAGAGCCGTTTTCAACGGATTTTTCACTCTTCCTACCCTCTGGACAATGTCTCTCCTTCAGATATGCTTTTATGTTTTGAAGTTCTCTCCAAAGATCTGTCCAAGGAAAAGGTGGTAGTTCTCCAGGTCCAGCAG CGGCCGCAGGTCCCAAGTCTCCCAATTGGCAAGTGCTCTGCATGCCACAAGCCCCCACAGGGTGAGGATGAGAAGCTCAGACGCTGCACCCGCTGCTACCGTGTGGGTTACTGCAACCA AATCTGTCAGAAAAATCACTGGCCAATACACAAAAGTGTCTGTGGCCAGAACATAGAGTTTGTGGGCCTCCCGTTTCTGATCAGCGTCCCGGAATCTCGTCTTACCTACACCCGACTCACTCAACTGCTTCAAGGCTACTCCAG GTACTCTGTGGATGTATTCCAGCCCCCTTGCCAATCAGGCAGATTGTCTCCAGAAACCAGTCAAAGCCGAGTAGGCCTTTCCTCAACAATGTCAGAGAGTCTAGACAGTAGTGGTCAGGAGTACGACACTGGACACAAGCAGGAGCAGCAAAGCTCCAGTCCATCTCTCAGTGCTCTCACAGAGGCACGGCAGGGAGCAGGAGACGCCATAAGTGACCTGGACACCCTGTCAACCCGTACTGCTGACTCTGGTTTCTCAGAGCCTCAACTGGACTCCCATAATTCTCTGACAGAGAAGGAGACGACATGTGAAAAAGCAGTGAAGCCAGAAG CTGCAGTGACAGGATACCAGCATCCCGGTCCTGAGTCCGCATCTGGCCCAGCCTCCCAGTTCTACATCTCCTTGCTCGATGTCTCCAGGAAGGAGCAGAAGCTAGAAGATAAAG GTGATGGTGTTCTGGATATCCCAGATGATTCTATCCTGGAGCTGGTGTGGAAAAACAATGAGCGGATGAAAGAATACGTGCTGGTTAAGACCAAAGAGCTGGAGTTTGTGGAGGATGCCAGCTCAGCCAGTGAGACAGCACGAGCCGGCCACTTCACATTGGAACAGTGCCTCAATCTCTTCACCAAGCCTGAGGTGCTAGCCCCAGAGGAGGCATG GTACTGCCCCAAGTGCCAGCAGCATAGAGAAGCTTCGAAGCAACTGATGTTGTGGCGTCTGCCCAATGTGCTTATCATCCAGCTCAAGCGCTTCTCCTTCCGCAGCTTCATCTGGAGGGACAAAATCAATGACATGGTGGATTTCCCTGTCAG GAACCTCGATCTCAGCAAGTTCTGCATTGGGCAGAAGGACGACATGCAGCACCCCCCTATATACGATCTATACGCTGTCATTAACCACTATGGGGGCATGATTGGAGGGCACTATACTGCTTATGCTAGGTTGCCCAATGACAAGAACAGCCAGCGCAGTGATGTTG GCTGGCGTCTCTTTGATGACAGCACGGTGACCACAGTAGAAGAGAGCCAGGTGGTGACTCGCTACGCCTACGTCTTGTTCTACCGTCGCCGCAACTCTCCAGTGGAGCGGCCTGTGCGCCTGCCAAGCCCCCGTGGGGCAGAGTCCCcaactgcagcaggagccaCTGCAAGCCAG GCCTCTCTAATATGgcaggaactggaggaggaTGCTGCGGTAGAAGAGGAAGCCTGGCAGAGCCTTTCTGGCAACAGGCTTCGCAGACGAAGGGCACAGGGGCACCATGAGCGGATCTTCGATTACTCCGACGACGACTGCGTCCCGTATTTTGTCCTAGGCACAGTGGCCGCACTGCTTGCTGTGGTAGTCAATGTGCTCTATCCTTTGCTTGCCAGGGGTAGCGGGGGCTAG